One genomic segment of Photobacterium sp. DA100 includes these proteins:
- a CDS encoding LysR family transcriptional regulator — protein sequence MDKFADMALFVSIVKNQGLAAAGRELGLSPATVTARLQALEDRYGVKLLNRSTRHLSLTDSGAMYHLACLEILDSVRETENLLQTGVKEVRGTLKISAPRDIGKQYISALVSDFAERYPDVTPYLYLNDNLSNLAESGLDIVIRYGELADSSLISRKLASSRRVLCASPGYLAKKGTPITPQDLARHDCLAMVRNNEELKTWHFEDHEKHNTVTVVPKRFSDDGEVIRQWALDGAGIALKSMLDVQEDIKQQRLMTVLNGYMKNFNASTSAAGADLNVIYMSRQYQPKRIRLFLDFLIERFELLAEK from the coding sequence GTGGACAAGTTTGCGGATATGGCGTTGTTTGTAAGCATCGTTAAAAATCAAGGTCTTGCAGCGGCGGGACGGGAGTTGGGGTTGTCGCCAGCGACAGTAACGGCAAGGTTACAGGCGCTGGAAGATCGCTATGGCGTTAAGCTGCTAAACCGCAGTACACGCCATCTTTCGCTGACGGATTCAGGTGCTATGTACCACTTGGCTTGTCTTGAGATCCTCGATAGTGTGAGGGAAACGGAAAACCTCCTGCAAACCGGGGTGAAAGAAGTGCGTGGCACCTTGAAAATTTCTGCGCCGCGGGATATCGGCAAGCAGTACATTTCAGCTCTTGTGTCAGACTTTGCCGAGCGATATCCCGATGTCACCCCATACCTCTACTTGAACGATAACTTGTCGAATCTCGCTGAGTCCGGGCTGGATATTGTGATTCGCTACGGCGAGCTTGCCGATAGTAGCCTGATCTCGCGCAAGCTGGCATCTAGCCGACGGGTGCTGTGTGCATCGCCAGGGTATTTAGCCAAGAAGGGAACGCCCATCACGCCGCAGGATCTGGCTCGCCATGACTGTTTAGCCATGGTGCGCAACAACGAAGAGTTGAAAACCTGGCACTTCGAGGACCATGAAAAGCACAATACTGTGACTGTGGTACCCAAGCGTTTCTCCGATGACGGTGAAGTCATTCGCCAGTGGGCCTTGGACGGGGCTGGTATTGCACTGAAATCCATGCTGGATGTACAAGAAGATATTAAGCAGCAGCGCTTAATGACAGTGCTAAATGGGTACATGAAGAACTTCAACGCGTCCACTTCAGCGGCAGGCGCTGATTTGAACGTTATTTATATGAGCAGGCAGTATCAGCCGAAGCGGATTCGCTTGTTCTTGGATTTCTTGATTGAGCGGTTTGAGTTGTTGGCCGAGAAATAA
- a CDS encoding efflux RND transporter periplasmic adaptor subunit, protein MKKYVMTFLALSISAGVGFTLGKHADSTHAHAEHTGEKQPLYWVAPMDPNYKRDQPGKSPMGMDLIPVYEEDLQGGNEPAGTVFIDPAVENNLGVKSAPVEYRNLALPVDTVGYVSFDQQRYWQVNLRVNGWVERLHVNTTGEKVSKGDVLFTLYSPEWVKAQEELLNAVRANRNAMVNGAKQRLRALGMDDAQVSQVIRSGKPIHHVAVKAPADGIIDALNIREGAFLSPQQTVISGGALDTVWVEAEVFERQAGQVKVGSRVNMAIDALPGEQWQGYVDYIYPVLNSATRSMRVRVVFDNPELRLKPNMYTKLVIEAASEQQSLVVPRQAVIRNRDMTRVVLALGDGKYRSARIETGMENREWIEVTAGLTDSDRVVTSAQFMLDSESSQSADLSRINGAEAAPVMVDGLFVASNGQNRVRISHMPVPEWNWPAMEMDFDVSDDVSFKALSKGAPIRFALQKEKNQYLIVSLSDEKPQLPDDFVLNDHSHMDHSNMDHSAMGHDMMDHSTMDHSAMGHDMMDHSNMDHSAMGHDMMDHSTMDHSNMDHSAMGHDMMDHSTMDHSNMDHSAMGHDMLDHSTMDHSNMDHSAMGHDMMNHNKDGE, encoded by the coding sequence ATGAAAAAATATGTTATGACCTTTTTAGCTCTGAGCATCAGTGCTGGTGTTGGCTTTACGTTGGGCAAACACGCAGATAGTACCCATGCACATGCAGAACATACCGGCGAAAAGCAACCGCTTTACTGGGTCGCCCCAATGGATCCCAACTACAAACGCGACCAACCGGGTAAATCACCGATGGGCATGGATCTTATTCCGGTCTATGAGGAAGATTTACAGGGCGGAAATGAGCCTGCAGGAACAGTCTTTATCGACCCTGCGGTTGAGAACAACCTCGGCGTCAAGAGCGCGCCGGTAGAGTATCGAAACTTAGCGCTGCCGGTGGACACAGTGGGCTATGTCAGCTTTGATCAGCAACGCTATTGGCAGGTTAACCTAAGGGTCAATGGCTGGGTCGAGCGCCTGCACGTCAATACCACAGGGGAGAAAGTCAGTAAGGGAGATGTACTCTTTACGCTCTATTCGCCTGAGTGGGTTAAAGCCCAGGAAGAACTGCTCAATGCCGTTCGCGCCAACCGTAATGCAATGGTTAATGGTGCAAAGCAGCGGTTACGTGCACTAGGCATGGATGATGCCCAGGTATCCCAGGTTATTCGCTCCGGCAAGCCCATTCACCATGTCGCGGTTAAAGCCCCGGCTGATGGCATTATTGATGCTCTAAATATTCGCGAGGGGGCATTTTTGTCACCTCAGCAAACCGTCATTAGCGGCGGTGCACTCGATACGGTCTGGGTCGAGGCCGAAGTTTTTGAACGACAGGCAGGCCAGGTTAAGGTCGGATCTCGTGTCAACATGGCAATCGATGCCCTGCCAGGCGAGCAGTGGCAAGGCTATGTCGATTACATCTACCCGGTACTGAATTCGGCAACGCGCAGTATGCGAGTGCGAGTGGTCTTTGATAATCCCGAGTTGCGCCTCAAACCTAACATGTATACCAAGTTAGTAATAGAAGCAGCGTCTGAGCAGCAAAGTCTGGTCGTACCTCGCCAGGCCGTGATCCGAAACCGTGACATGACCCGTGTTGTCTTGGCGCTCGGAGACGGCAAATACCGCTCTGCCCGGATAGAAACCGGAATGGAAAACCGTGAATGGATCGAAGTGACTGCCGGCCTGACCGATTCAGATAGAGTCGTGACATCGGCGCAATTCATGCTGGACTCTGAATCATCACAAAGTGCCGACCTAAGCCGGATAAATGGTGCTGAAGCTGCCCCCGTAATGGTCGATGGTCTTTTTGTCGCTTCTAATGGTCAAAACCGGGTTCGGATATCCCATATGCCAGTACCGGAATGGAATTGGCCTGCGATGGAAATGGACTTTGACGTCTCAGATGATGTCAGCTTCAAGGCGTTATCAAAAGGTGCCCCGATCCGCTTTGCACTGCAGAAAGAGAAAAACCAATACCTCATTGTTTCCCTGTCAGATGAGAAACCACAGTTGCCCGATGATTTCGTGCTGAACGATCACAGTCATATGGATCATAGCAATATGGACCACAGTGCGATGGGACACGACATGATGGATCACAGCACCATGGACCACAGCGCGATGGGTCACGACATGATGGATCACAGCAATATGGACCACAGCGCGATGGGTCACGACATGATGGATCACAGCACCATGGACCACAGCAATATGGACCACAGTGCGATGGGACACGACATGATGGATCATAGCACCATGGACCACAGCAATATGGATCACAGCGCGATGGGGCACGACATGCTGGATCACAGCACCATGGATCATAGCAATATGGACCACAGCGCGATGGGTCACGACATGATGAACCACAATAAGGATGGCGAGTAA
- a CDS encoding CueP family metal-binding protein, whose translation MKYFNKIAPVVALMASFGTSAMTAEEFSALSPQQALKHSHQWHRTGEATVKVMPDSLEATLPSGEEAAIPLTEEFLLSVAPYINYTHPCTYHVPTGCQGELVEEELHLMIKDMTTGKVVKNEMVTTQKDGFIDIWMPRDGEYQFMFHKGNLMASEVLSTKGDSRTCITTMKLVAM comes from the coding sequence ATGAAATACTTCAACAAAATCGCACCTGTAGTCGCCCTAATGGCTTCGTTTGGCACATCAGCAATGACGGCAGAAGAGTTCAGCGCTCTTAGCCCGCAGCAGGCGTTAAAACACTCTCACCAGTGGCATCGTACCGGTGAGGCAACCGTTAAGGTGATGCCTGACAGCCTCGAAGCCACACTGCCTTCTGGCGAGGAAGCGGCCATTCCGCTGACCGAGGAGTTCCTGCTGTCAGTCGCGCCGTATATCAACTACACCCACCCTTGTACTTACCATGTACCGACAGGGTGCCAGGGCGAACTGGTGGAAGAAGAGCTGCACCTGATGATCAAAGATATGACAACAGGTAAAGTCGTGAAGAATGAGATGGTCACTACGCAAAAAGATGGTTTCATCGATATCTGGATGCCACGAGACGGCGAATATCAGTTTATGTTCCACAAAGGTAACTTGATGGCATCAGAAGTACTTAGCACCAAAGGGGACAGTCGCACCTGCATCACCACAATGAAACTGGTCGCCATGTAA
- a CDS encoding SDR family oxidoreductase, translated as MNTEKTVYVIIGGTSGIGAELANQLKSDNTVIHVASRKTGLDINDEQSVYRYFESIGAIDHLVITAGSFAPAGKVTDIDTAAAKAAFDTKFWGTVRTVKHAARYIKQGGSITLTTGMLSRKVVAGTYVKTAINAALEAITKVLAKELAPIRVNAVSPGLTQTEAHKGMSEEDRNAMYQHSQSNLPVGKVGQPTDIAMAYELLMHNSYMTGAVIDVEGGALLN; from the coding sequence ATGAATACAGAGAAAACCGTGTACGTGATTATCGGGGGCACATCAGGAATTGGTGCCGAGCTTGCCAACCAACTGAAAAGCGACAACACAGTGATCCATGTTGCCAGTCGAAAGACGGGGTTAGACATCAATGATGAGCAATCTGTATACCGCTATTTCGAATCTATCGGCGCGATTGACCACCTTGTTATCACCGCAGGTTCTTTTGCCCCAGCAGGGAAAGTCACTGATATCGACACTGCAGCAGCCAAGGCGGCCTTCGATACCAAATTTTGGGGGACGGTCCGCACCGTCAAACATGCCGCCCGCTATATCAAGCAAGGGGGATCCATCACCCTGACCACGGGCATGCTGTCACGCAAAGTCGTCGCCGGTACGTATGTCAAGACCGCCATCAATGCAGCCTTGGAAGCCATCACTAAAGTGCTGGCTAAAGAGCTTGCGCCAATTCGGGTCAATGCCGTCAGCCCCGGCCTAACCCAAACAGAGGCCCATAAAGGGATGAGCGAAGAAGACAGGAATGCCATGTATCAGCATAGCCAGAGTAACCTGCCGGTAGGTAAGGTCGGTCAACCCACCGATATCGCGATGGCTTATGAACTGTTGATGCACAACAGCTATATGACCGGTGCAGTCATCGACGTTGAGGGAGGAGCACTGCTCAACTAA
- a CDS encoding efflux RND transporter permease subunit → MINKIIRWSITNRFFVLIAAAMLAAGGLYSVNKTPIDAIPDLSDVQVIIKTSYPGQAPQVVEDQVTYPLSTAMLAVPGAQVVRGFSFFGDSYVYIIFDDSTDMYWARSRVQEYMGQVSLPAAAKPELGPDATGVGWVLSYILQDKTGQHDLSELRSLQDWFLKYELQTVDGVSEVATVGGMVRQYQVQIDPDKLRAYNLTLAQVNQAIQSGNQEVGASVIEVAEAEHMVRTTGYLRSAEDIAALPLKLSETGTPLMLGDIADISMGPQMRRGISEFNGEGEAVGGVIVMRYGENAREVITNVKTKMAELERSLPDGVEMVITYDRSGLIDSAVDNLNNTLIKEFVVVTLVCALFLFHIRSSLVILISLPLGILSAFIIMQWQGINANIMSLGGIGIAIGAMVDGAIVMIENVHKHLERNTETDKNRWEIIATAAEEVGTPLFFSLLIITLSFVPVFALEGQEGKMFAPLAFTKSYAMAAAAGLAITLVPVLMGYFVRGRIMPEQKNPITRMLVASYRPMLKLSLRYPKTMIAMSLVLLASAWYPYSKMGSEFMPPLDEGDLMYMPTTYPGISIGKARELLQQTNKLIKTIPEVETVWGKAGRAETATDPAPLTMIETFIQLKPRSEWREGVTTDTLRNELDSLVKFPGLSNAWVMPIKTRIDMLSTGIKTPVGIKVSGPDLKTIEKIGKSLEEVVGQVPGAVSVYAERVAGGRYVTIDVDRHRAARYGLSIQDVQQVTSAAVGGMNVAETLEGLERYPVNVRYPQHYRDSVYSLQNLPLVTPLGAHITLADVADIRYEDGPPMIKTENARPNGWIFVDIEGRDLGSFVEEARQRVAEEVSLPAGYAISWSGQYEYMQRAMEKLKIVAPVTLGIIFMLLYMSFRRFGEVAIIVGTLPLALVGGLWLMYYLGYNLSIAVGVGFIALAGVAVETAIIMLVYLNQAWQRRITEREQQGSHVTEEDLEQAILEGAGQRIRPVMMTDLTVVIGLIPIMIGSGTGSEVMQRIAAPMLGGSVSSALLTLLVLPSIYKLWKTYSHRLQTAPAAEVQLNIN, encoded by the coding sequence ATGATAAACAAAATTATCCGTTGGTCGATCACCAACCGATTCTTTGTCCTCATCGCTGCGGCCATGCTGGCAGCCGGCGGGCTTTATTCGGTGAACAAAACCCCTATCGATGCCATTCCTGATCTGTCGGATGTGCAGGTCATCATCAAAACCAGCTATCCGGGGCAAGCACCACAAGTTGTCGAGGACCAAGTGACCTACCCGCTATCGACAGCCATGCTGGCAGTCCCTGGCGCGCAGGTCGTTCGTGGCTTTTCCTTCTTCGGTGACTCGTACGTTTACATTATCTTTGATGACAGCACCGACATGTACTGGGCTCGCAGCCGGGTCCAGGAATACATGGGGCAGGTTTCCTTACCGGCAGCAGCAAAACCCGAGCTGGGGCCTGATGCCACCGGGGTTGGCTGGGTGCTGAGCTATATCCTGCAGGATAAAACCGGTCAGCATGACCTGAGTGAATTGCGCAGCCTGCAGGACTGGTTCTTAAAATACGAGCTGCAGACTGTCGATGGTGTCTCAGAGGTGGCGACTGTCGGCGGCATGGTTCGCCAGTACCAGGTCCAGATTGATCCTGACAAGTTGCGGGCTTATAACCTGACCCTGGCCCAAGTCAACCAGGCGATTCAGAGCGGCAACCAGGAGGTGGGCGCCTCAGTGATCGAAGTCGCAGAGGCCGAGCATATGGTGAGAACCACGGGTTACCTTCGCTCTGCGGAAGATATTGCCGCCCTGCCACTTAAACTGTCTGAAACCGGCACCCCCTTGATGCTCGGCGACATCGCCGATATCTCGATGGGACCACAGATGCGCCGCGGTATTTCAGAATTCAACGGTGAAGGTGAAGCTGTCGGTGGTGTCATCGTTATGCGATACGGGGAAAATGCCCGTGAGGTTATCACCAATGTCAAAACGAAAATGGCCGAACTGGAACGTTCACTGCCAGATGGCGTCGAGATGGTCATCACCTATGACCGTTCAGGCCTGATTGACTCGGCAGTTGATAATCTCAACAACACCCTGATCAAAGAGTTTGTGGTCGTCACGCTGGTTTGTGCGCTGTTCCTTTTCCATATTCGCTCTTCGCTGGTTATCTTGATCAGCTTGCCACTTGGTATTCTCAGTGCGTTCATCATCATGCAGTGGCAGGGTATTAACGCCAACATCATGTCTCTGGGCGGGATTGGTATTGCCATTGGAGCCATGGTAGATGGTGCCATAGTGATGATCGAAAATGTTCACAAGCATCTTGAGCGAAACACAGAAACCGACAAAAACCGCTGGGAGATCATTGCTACTGCTGCAGAAGAGGTGGGGACTCCCCTATTCTTCTCGCTGCTTATCATTACCCTCAGCTTTGTCCCGGTATTCGCCCTGGAAGGCCAGGAAGGCAAGATGTTTGCGCCACTGGCTTTTACTAAGTCCTACGCCATGGCAGCGGCGGCTGGGTTGGCCATTACACTCGTACCGGTACTGATGGGCTACTTCGTTCGTGGCCGTATCATGCCCGAGCAGAAAAACCCTATCACCCGTATGCTAGTGGCCAGCTACCGCCCGATGCTGAAATTGAGCCTGCGCTACCCTAAGACCATGATCGCGATGTCGTTGGTGTTGCTGGCATCAGCCTGGTACCCATACAGCAAAATGGGCAGCGAGTTTATGCCTCCGCTCGATGAAGGCGATCTGATGTATATGCCAACAACCTACCCGGGGATCTCGATTGGTAAAGCGCGGGAATTATTGCAACAAACCAACAAGCTGATCAAAACCATCCCTGAAGTCGAGACGGTTTGGGGCAAGGCCGGACGTGCCGAAACTGCAACCGATCCTGCTCCGCTGACGATGATAGAAACGTTTATTCAGCTCAAACCGCGCAGTGAGTGGCGCGAAGGCGTTACCACAGACACATTGCGCAACGAGCTTGACAGCTTGGTGAAATTTCCCGGCCTGAGCAACGCGTGGGTTATGCCAATCAAGACCCGTATCGATATGCTCTCGACCGGGATAAAAACACCGGTGGGAATTAAGGTTTCAGGTCCGGACTTAAAGACCATCGAAAAAATCGGCAAATCGCTGGAGGAAGTTGTCGGCCAAGTGCCTGGGGCTGTATCGGTATACGCTGAGCGCGTAGCCGGCGGACGGTACGTGACTATCGATGTCGATCGTCACCGCGCGGCTCGCTACGGCTTATCCATCCAAGATGTCCAGCAGGTGACCAGTGCCGCCGTCGGTGGGATGAACGTCGCTGAGACACTGGAAGGGCTTGAGCGCTATCCGGTGAATGTCCGCTATCCGCAGCATTACCGAGATTCTGTATACAGCCTGCAGAATCTGCCGCTCGTTACGCCGCTGGGCGCGCATATCACCCTTGCTGATGTCGCCGATATCCGCTACGAGGATGGCCCTCCGATGATCAAAACCGAAAATGCTCGCCCCAACGGCTGGATTTTTGTCGATATCGAAGGCCGAGACCTTGGCAGTTTTGTCGAAGAGGCCCGCCAGCGGGTTGCCGAGGAAGTCAGCTTGCCAGCCGGCTATGCCATCAGTTGGTCGGGGCAGTACGAGTATATGCAGCGCGCGATGGAGAAGCTGAAAATTGTTGCCCCGGTGACACTCGGCATCATCTTTATGCTGCTCTACATGAGTTTCCGTCGCTTTGGCGAAGTTGCCATCATTGTCGGTACCCTGCCGCTAGCCCTCGTGGGTGGCCTTTGGTTGATGTACTACCTTGGCTACAACCTCTCGATTGCCGTTGGGGTTGGTTTTATCGCCCTGGCGGGTGTGGCAGTCGAAACCGCCATTATCATGCTGGTCTACTTGAACCAGGCCTGGCAACGCAGGATAACTGAACGGGAGCAGCAAGGGAGCCATGTCACAGAGGAAGATCTCGAGCAAGCCATCTTAGAAGGGGCTGGACAACGCATCCGCCCAGTCATGATGACCGATCTCACGGTCGTTATCGGCCTGATCCCAATTATGATCGGCAGCGGCACGGGCTCCGAGGTGATGCAGCGCATTGCCGCCCCAATGCTGGGAGGCTCGGTATCATCGGCTCTGCTGACCCTGCTGGTGCTGCCATCTATCTACAAACTTTGGAAAACCTACTCTCACCGCCTGCAAACTGCACCGGCGGCTGAGGTTCAATTAAATATCAATTAA
- a CDS encoding GrxB family glutaredoxin, which produces MKLYIFEHCPFSARVRYVAGMLNISLDIINLDYDDDTTTADIIGTKQVPVLVKDNGQAMAESLEIIEYFLTLADSTETHLPSQKVLDWQRSAFLPLQKVGYPRWSSMNLPEFSSDSAKQAWRNKKETEALDFDTLLRETPAIAREVESLIQQASKVLNLMSKQPMTLVDKAIMFSILRGFFSAAELQWDHAVKEWMVSASKKSNVKLLK; this is translated from the coding sequence ATGAAACTTTATATTTTTGAACATTGCCCTTTCAGCGCTCGTGTTCGCTATGTTGCCGGTATGCTCAATATCTCATTGGATATCATCAACCTCGACTATGACGATGATACGACCACCGCCGACATCATTGGTACTAAACAAGTTCCTGTATTAGTCAAAGACAATGGCCAAGCCATGGCTGAAAGCCTCGAAATTATCGAGTACTTCTTGACACTGGCCGATTCAACCGAGACACACCTACCTTCTCAGAAGGTGCTGGACTGGCAACGTAGCGCTTTCCTGCCGCTTCAAAAAGTAGGCTACCCGCGCTGGTCAAGCATGAACCTTCCCGAGTTTAGCTCTGACTCAGCCAAGCAGGCCTGGCGAAACAAAAAAGAGACCGAAGCATTGGACTTTGACACCCTGCTTCGTGAGACTCCGGCTATCGCCAGAGAAGTAGAATCTTTAATCCAGCAAGCCAGCAAAGTGCTCAATTTGATGTCGAAGCAGCCTATGACCTTAGTCGACAAAGCCATCATGTTCTCCATTCTCAGAGGCTTTTTCAGCGCAGCGGAGCTCCAGTGGGATCACGCCGTCAAAGAATGGATGGTATCTGCCAGCAAGAAAAGCAACGTAAAGCTACTGAAGTAA
- a CDS encoding TolC family protein — MKIRYLNLAAALCGTLLSVPAALASLTLYEAVDIAIEQDTTRLQLDYQSQALRESAVAAGQWMDPKLKVGVGGLPVDSFSLNDDMMTSVSVGLMQTFSRGNTLALQESRGGIEADSMELAMELRALELSRTITELWIELYYLRQSHELLLSRQNLLERQHSEVTESYALGNKAEAEAVLAVEISQGRIEQQLLANQQLQQVQLARLTEWLGSDLASVDASRLPQWPMLQQMLQTPARWPEQLLSHPSVRQLDKLIELRATDVDIANEAYKPEFGVEMMYGYRQAEDMGGRQASDLVSVSLTMDLPLFTNKRQDKRLNAAQLNMVAGKAQRDTWLRQLHAEITRLEQETTLTQQRIDTYQNQIIERSKARLATVESSYESGFATFADVIQASDELLTVEMELARVKADHHQRLNQQAFYLNRYF; from the coding sequence ATGAAAATCCGATACCTAAATTTAGCCGCAGCGCTTTGCGGTACGCTGCTGAGTGTGCCAGCTGCATTGGCCTCGCTGACTCTCTATGAGGCAGTTGATATTGCCATCGAGCAAGATACCACCCGGCTACAGCTGGATTACCAATCTCAAGCGCTACGCGAGAGTGCGGTTGCCGCCGGTCAATGGATGGATCCCAAGCTGAAAGTCGGCGTGGGCGGACTGCCGGTGGACAGTTTCTCCCTGAATGACGACATGATGACAAGTGTCTCCGTCGGCTTGATGCAGACCTTCTCGCGGGGAAATACCCTCGCCTTGCAGGAATCACGTGGCGGCATCGAAGCTGACAGCATGGAGCTCGCCATGGAGCTTCGGGCCCTCGAACTATCACGAACAATTACGGAACTGTGGATTGAGCTATATTATCTGCGGCAATCCCATGAGTTGCTGCTGTCCCGCCAAAACCTCTTGGAACGCCAGCATAGCGAGGTAACCGAGTCTTATGCCCTGGGGAATAAGGCCGAAGCTGAAGCGGTATTAGCCGTTGAAATTAGCCAAGGACGTATCGAGCAACAGTTACTGGCAAACCAGCAACTTCAGCAGGTCCAACTGGCACGCCTGACCGAATGGCTAGGTAGCGATCTTGCTTCTGTTGATGCCAGCCGCTTGCCACAATGGCCTATGCTGCAGCAAATGCTGCAAACCCCTGCCCGCTGGCCCGAACAGTTGTTGTCTCACCCGAGTGTTCGCCAACTCGACAAGTTAATCGAGCTTCGCGCAACCGATGTGGACATTGCCAACGAGGCTTATAAACCAGAGTTTGGTGTCGAAATGATGTATGGCTATCGCCAGGCAGAAGATATGGGTGGCCGTCAGGCCTCTGATCTCGTCAGTGTGTCTCTGACGATGGATCTGCCGCTGTTTACCAACAAGCGCCAAGACAAACGCCTCAATGCCGCTCAGCTCAATATGGTTGCAGGCAAAGCACAGCGCGATACATGGCTGCGCCAACTGCATGCAGAAATTACTCGCCTAGAGCAGGAAACTACCCTCACTCAGCAGCGAATTGATACCTATCAAAATCAAATTATTGAACGCAGCAAAGCACGTCTCGCCACGGTGGAAAGCAGCTATGAAAGTGGCTTTGCCACTTTCGCCGATGTGATTCAAGCCTCAGATGAGCTGCTGACCGTGGAAATGGAGCTTGCACGAGTGAAAGCCGATCATCACCAACGCCTCAACCAGCAGGCTTTCTATCTGAACCGCTACTTCTAA
- a CDS encoding MFS transporter, with the protein MNKQKMPLQVWVLTLAAFAIGTAEFVIAGILPQVAHSLLITEGQAGYLISAYALAIVVGGPLLTIYLARFNKKTVLAGLMVLFIVGNLLSAFAPNYIVLIASRVITGLVQGPFYGIGAVVATNLVSEKMAGRAVGQMFAGLTLANVLGVPGGTWIGLQFGWHTTFLTVAAFGLMALFFITAVIRPAGHGEAKDVKEQLLAFKNPMLLLSLAITVFAWSGFMTLYGYLAPIAMHITGFAEGTVTWILVIVGLGLIIGNTIGGRSSDKNLHRASMFWAIAMIVSLVAVGLAVESKIMFIAAAFVFGIASFANVPAMQLRVMNHGGEGQELAATANISAFNLANAFGGFLGGMVLDSPMGASMIPYAAVVVPVVGLWLIAKANRRERSQPTVTPAFTH; encoded by the coding sequence ATGAATAAACAAAAGATGCCGCTGCAGGTATGGGTCTTGACGCTCGCAGCCTTTGCGATTGGCACCGCAGAATTTGTTATCGCAGGTATTCTGCCACAAGTCGCTCACTCCCTTTTGATTACCGAAGGCCAAGCTGGCTACCTAATCAGTGCCTATGCATTGGCAATCGTGGTCGGCGGCCCGCTACTGACCATCTACCTGGCCCGGTTCAACAAAAAAACCGTATTGGCCGGCCTGATGGTGCTCTTCATCGTCGGTAATCTACTGTCTGCGTTTGCACCGAACTATATCGTGCTCATAGCCAGTCGCGTAATAACCGGCTTGGTGCAAGGACCTTTCTACGGCATTGGTGCTGTAGTGGCGACCAATCTAGTGTCAGAAAAAATGGCAGGTCGAGCGGTAGGCCAAATGTTCGCAGGCCTTACTCTGGCTAATGTTTTGGGCGTGCCTGGCGGTACTTGGATTGGCTTGCAGTTTGGCTGGCACACCACGTTCTTAACCGTTGCCGCCTTTGGCCTGATGGCACTGTTCTTTATTACTGCTGTCATTAGGCCCGCAGGTCACGGCGAAGCCAAAGATGTCAAAGAACAGTTGCTGGCGTTCAAAAATCCCATGCTGCTGCTCAGCCTTGCCATCACTGTCTTTGCTTGGTCCGGTTTCATGACACTTTATGGCTACTTGGCGCCAATCGCGATGCATATCACCGGGTTTGCCGAAGGCACGGTTACTTGGATTTTGGTTATCGTCGGACTCGGTCTGATCATTGGTAACACCATCGGCGGGCGCTCCTCCGATAAGAATTTACACCGAGCATCCATGTTCTGGGCCATCGCCATGATTGTATCTCTGGTAGCGGTCGGACTCGCTGTCGAAAGCAAAATCATGTTTATCGCTGCGGCCTTTGTGTTTGGTATCGCTTCTTTTGCCAATGTACCTGCGATGCAGTTGCGAGTGATGAACCATGGCGGTGAGGGCCAGGAATTAGCCGCAACGGCAAACATTTCTGCTTTCAATTTGGCCAACGCATTCGGCGGGTTCTTGGGTGGCATGGTGCTCGATAGCCCAATGGGGGCAAGCATGATCCCCTATGCCGCGGTTGTGGTCCCGGTTGTCGGTTTGTGGCTAATCGCCAAAGCCAATCGCCGCGAACGCTCTCAACCCACGGTTACCCCCGCCTTCACTCACTGA